ACGGTGCTCGTCGGGAGTCTGCTGGCTCCGCTGTACTCGGTGTGTCTCTATCTCGATGTCCGTACGCTCCATCAAACCAACAGTAATTGGATACCCAGCCGAGTGCTGTGGGGCGTTGTTGCCGTCCTTCACTTGGGTTCGTTCGTGTTTTCAGCCGTGCAACTGGTCACGATTCCGGCGGGTGTACTATATCTCTACAGGCGCCACAAGAAAATCGGGCTCCGATAACCACACAACCTCGCCCTTCTGCAGTGACCGATTTACGATCCGTATGTAACATGGCCGCAGATACCGCCCCGAACGCGATCAGAGGGGGCGGACAGAATACAGAGGGTGCAGGCAGTAGTGGTCACTTGCTATCCAACAGAGCAGGCTTCACGAGGTAGAATGTGAGCAGCACTCCAGCAACGCCACCAAGCCCAGTCATCACTCCCGCGATGAGTGATTGGCCCAAAAAGACCGAAACAAGAGTCACAAGTGCTACTGAGAGGGCGAACAAGCCAATGGCCCAGTTGGGAGGTCTGTTCCGGGAGGAAGCTTTCACCTGAGTTTCTCCCGCTGTCTAGGTTATAAATACAAGAGGCCAGGCCGTGTTGACTATGCACTCTGTGTCTCATTCACCAACTACTCGAACCCTGTCAATTCCTACGTGCGAGAGATAGAGGATGTATAGTAACGTTTGAAAGAAACTGCTCATGCTGTTTCTCAGGCCACCGTCGAAACCGGCTAGGATAGTCCGCGAGACGCACTCGGTTACGAAGAGTTTCAAACGCTACCATATCTCTCATGGAGGCTCCCCGTTTGCTACATCTTGTCTGGATGAACAGCCCGCGAAGTAGCGCGTGCCTATTGTCCGCGGAACAACCGGAATAGGAACATACCGGTTCCCAGGCAGGCACCGCCGAATAATAGTGATCCAGTGAGCTTGGAGGTGAAAGAACTGTTAACTGAGAGTTGCCACAGTACGGCAACGACTGTTACAGATAGAATCACACCCCAGCCAACCAAGCTGAGGGAACCGTACCTCTCCACAGTATACGGCTCTGCTGCTGACGTTAAGACTGTTACGTACGTCAGCGTTATTGAGCGATTTGAGCCCGCCGTTCTAGGGATCGAAGGTGGCACCGAACGCCACGCGACGACGCCGGCGACGGTGACTGCTCCGAAGGGCGCCGCGACCGCGGCGAATCCGACGAAGGGTCCCGACGATCCGGTCCCGACGGTTACCGAGAAGAGAAGCGCGCCGACGAATTGTACGACGAAGTAGAAGGCTGCGGCCCCCGCAGCCGCGGTTGCCATCGCGTGTTCGGCACCGATCTTACCGTCGTCGCCGCGGGGTAGCCGATGGAGGTTCTAATAGGGGGTCACGGCGGTTGGAGCGGGGAGACCCATACTGGAGACTCACAGTATTATCAATTCATTCTTTTGACGGCATCGACATGAGTCTAGACCCCTATCAGCCCGCAGAACACTCTCAACCGGGTCTACACGTTCACAACATTCACCCGGAGCAGACTGAAACCAGGTCGATTCGGGTAGTAACGCGAGGAAGGCGAGTGAGACGACCCCAGGAATCAGTGGAAACACCAGCAACGTCGGGCAGTCTGTCATACACCGTTCGCAAGCGCTACTGCAACCAGTCTGAACAGTCAATACAGTACTGCATACTAATCGCCATTGAAATATGGGATTGCTATATGTATGAGAACGAACAGCGCTAATCCAGATAAGATAAAAACAAACCCAATCACCGGTTGTTCTCCCCAGGGTAGTTCGAGTGGCGCCCTGTCAATCAGACCCACCCTATCTGGGTTACGTATTTGTCCCCAACTTAGTGCAGCGCCGATTGTGACGAGTATCCACGGGCCGTATGTGCCGACTGTAGCTAGATATCCGGTAGTTTGAGTCGGGGCATGAGATGTGGCGTCTTCTGCAATCGTGTCTGAATCGACGTCGAACCTGTATGTGGTATCATCCCCAGTCGTGTCTGATTCGGTGTCGAACCTGTCGTACCAACCGGCGTACAACAGCACCCCGCCGAGTGCAAACAGGGCCGTCCCGAGCGTAGCTGTTTCGACGGGTAGTTCGACCCAGTTGGCTGGAAGGAAGTACAGTATCGCCCCACCAAGCATGAGTATTATCGGAACGTATCCGAGTATTGTCTCGATAGTTCTCATGTCATGAACATTTTACCCGAAGCATTTCAATAACACGCAGTCGGGTTGTGTTTCAGGACGATGGGGCTCCAGATCATCATTCGGAGGCGGCGTTCGAGACGTGCGAATACCATTACGAGTCCTCCCGTACGGACGGCGCTCCGGTTCCAGTTTCATCCCGCACGACGAAGTAGAGAACCCAGACGACGAAACCTCCCATCCCTCCGAAGAACACCCCGAGGAACGATCCGGCACCCCACGCGAATGCGTGAGGTTGACTTCGGCGCTTTGCGTCACGATATATCCACACAGCAACACCAATATTGACGAGAAACAGTACGACGGTAATTCCAAGCACGATGAGGAGTTCGATATTGACCGGACCTCCGGCTTGAAGAACGACCGACATGATTGTGTGTTGAGAGGGAGCCACTATAAAAATGAACGTGGATTTCGCGGCCACGAACCGGTTATTCGCGGCCGTGAAACGGCTGAAGAGGCTCACAGGCAACGTCTACGACCTAGCAGCGCCCCGGTCGTATGATGCGACAGCAGCAAACGCGGCTCTGTTGAGCCCCTTGTCAGCCGATTCATGTTGCCTTTGTGGTGGTCAGTACAGGTGACTCACAGACCAGAGTGGGTTCACCGCTGGTCTTCAGTGATGTACCGCTCATAGCCGTACCCCACAAGCGCACCGAGTGGAACGATGATGGGGGCAGTAATGAGGCCACCGAATACAGCGATTAGAACGGTCAAAAACAGGAACTCGGAGATAGCACCAGCGGGCGCGCCAGCGGAAACCCGACTCAGCGAGAATATAAAACCTATCGAAGCCGCGAATACGACCAGCGTACCGAACGCTGAAGCGACGCCTGCTGCGGCGCCGTAGAGTGGGTTCGGCTCATCCGGCATCATCACGCGCCAGACGACAGTCCCGACGAACGCAGCGACAATCGGTGCGAAGATACCCCCGAGTAAGATGATCCCATTCACTCCCCGTGAATACTCCGCTATACTGGCGGAGTCGAATCCTTGGGCCCTGAACGTCTGGAAGATGTTCCAGAGGTTAATCAGGACGGCACCAAGGAGGGCCGACCCGCCGGCAGCGAGGCCTGCCCCGACATCCCGCCGAGAGACACCCAGATAGTTGGTCATGTTCTAATCGCTAAAGATTGTGACTGCTTACTGATAAAAGAGATGTGTCCCTATTACGGAGATTCAAGGAGAAAGCCCCGTGCTTTAGCGCGGGGATGAATCCGACACTACCTTTCACGAATCATTGCCGATAGCACGGTCTGATATTCCAATAGTTTCTTAATATAGTAACTATTGTTACAAATGTAATGGTCACGGTGACTGTCACCGCGAAGTTCCACAATCCATCCCTCTCACGGAGGAAAGAGTGGCAACAGGGTACTCGTCTCTACCGTGACACCAAGCAGTTCTGTATCGACGGGTGGGAGAACGGTGACTTCGGGAAATCCGTGACCACTGCCAGCATTGACAACGACCTCTACTCGGCCATTCAGAACCAAGCCATCCGAGAGGCAAAATCCGACCACAACAAAGACGGAGAGGTTCGCTACCGAGAGAGTCAACCGTTCGCCGTCAACAATCAGAACTGGGAGATCGACACGACCGAGAACGGCACAGTCGTCGTCGGCTTCCCGTGCGTCTCCCAGTGGTGGTACACGCCTATCGAAGTGTACGACGACATTGCCGACCCCGTAGACCGGCTGGTCGAGGGAAACGCGGACAAGACTCGCCTACAGGTCTACCGTCGTGGCGACGACTGGTACTGTACGTTCAATATCGAGTACGACGCCGACACGTCGGGTGAGACGCCCATCGGTGTCGATATTGGCGAACGTCACATCCTCGCTGTGACGGCCTACGGTGAGGCCGAGTCGATGCTGGTGTCGGGTGGTGAGGCGAAGTACGTTCGACGCAAATATCGTTCCCTACGCGATTCGCTTTCGGAAGCGGGTGCGCTTCGCGCACGCAACCGTGTGGGTGACAAAGAACAGCGTCGCATCAAAGAGCTGAATCACAAACTCTCCCGTCGTCTCATCACGTTCGCGGAACAGTTCGAGAACCCCGTCATTCGGATGGAGGATCTCGAAGGTATCCGTGAGAATAGTTCGTGGTCAGGTGTTCACTCGTGGCATTTCCACCAACTCCAACAGTTCATCACGTACAAAGCCGAACGTGCTGGTATTCGTGTCGAGAAGGTCGATGCGTACCACACCAGCCAACGATGTTCGGAATGTGGTTCGATGGGAACCCGTGATGGCGACCACTTTTCGTGTACGGAGTGCGGTCGAGGAAGACACGCCGACCTGAACGCTTCGGAGAATATCGCACAACGGGAGGGAGAACCATGCACGGTCTAACACTTCGGGTGAGGCGAACCGTGCTACCTCGCTGGTTGGATAGCCAGCCGTCGTTGACGCCCGCTGTATGCGGGGAGGAAGGCCCCATTGACAGGGCTGTACGCGCTGAAACGCACACCGTTGGTCACAACCCGGTGGCAACCTTCGACGGGTCACGCGAAAGCGTACTTGCACCCCGAGGAAACGCGCAACCTGAATATCCACTTCGTGGAATCCTCGCCCTTCAGGGCGGGGAGGATGTCAATGACGTTTGTACACCAGCCAGTACGAGAGTGGGAGTGTAATCGTGAGGATCACGAACGTCCCGAGTAGCTGGCTATAGACGTCTGGAGGCGAGATCTGGGCGGCGATTGCGAATCCGAGGATAATAAGAAAAGACTCGTAGATGACGAACCGGGGAAGGCGTGATAAGTTCATAATCTTGACTCGTACTGCCCTACGAATAACTCCACCGACGACCTTGCAGACCTACCGAGCGGCTGTTGCACGGTCCGGTGTGTCTAAAGAAGAGAACTTCAACAGAGCCGCAAACGCTTATGTAGTTAGTTCGATCCGTGTCAGTTACCGGAGACCGACTGGGCACCGACCGTGTCACTGCCATCGGTCAATCCAGACCCTACCGCACAATGCGCTCGCCAGCGAACAGGAACAGTCCGGCGATCAGTAGCTGCAGTGCGGTGACGCCGACGAACAGCCCGCCAGTCGCCAGGACGGCAGCGAGAGGTTCAATGGGACCTCCAGTATTGTCCAACAGTCCGAGAACAACGAGGGTCGTGATGCTGCTGAGTACAACTATCACCGACAACCCAGCGAGTACGAAGAGCCGGAGGCCTGCCGTGTCCGAAACTGTGAGGAAGCCGATGGAGAGCCGATCGTGCGGGGCTTCGGCGGCGAGGGCGTCTTTTCCTTCGGGAGATAGCGGCCAGTTCGACTCCTGGTAATTGATGTAGTACAGCGTGACCGAGTCGGGATACGTTTCGGCGGCCACGATATCGATTTCCTGCAGCTCGTTCAGTCGATTCCGAACCGTCGCTTTGCTCACGTCCGGCTTAACGAGCGCTTGGAGCTGACGAGCCGAAAAGAACGGCCGCTCGGAGTCGACCATCGTCTCGACGACGTGCTTCTGGGAGAGCGCGTCGTCGAGGTTCTGATCGAGCCGATTGTCGATCCAACTCGGAAGCTCGGACACGGTGGTTCGGTTGAACAGCCGGGAGAGTATAAATACCGAACCGGATTTCGTGGCCGCAAACCGTGAATCAGCAGGTGTGAAACGACGGGGTACTGGCGATCGCAGCGAATCGGTGTGGCGTATCGATTCGGCCTTCTCTTTCAGCGAGTGAAGAGTTCGGGTATGAAGACGATGTTCGCCAGCATACTCACCAGTACAGAGAGGGCCGTGAGCCGTAGGATACCCGCCGCCAGCTGTCGGGGCCTCGGGGGAGACTCAGCAATACCGGCGATGGCTATCACAGCGATCAGAAACTACGGCACTGACTGGTGTCGCACCTTCCACAACGACGTAGTACCCAAACGTGCCGGACAACACGAGTGCTCCACAGAGGTGGACCAGTGCAAGGGGACGACCGGAGGGCTCGCTAAACACGATTTCGGTGATGATGGAGGGCATCGCGTTAGCCATCTCCCGCGACGGACAAATGCTGACTGGATTGGCTTCCCTGCGATAGGTCCACTCATATCTGCGCCGAGCAAACAGCCCGATGGCTCTGACCGACGCGCGGTCTATCCAGAGTCTATCAGTAACAGCATGCTCGATAGAGAGTGTGTATGCAGCACTTCGGTTCTGCGTATGGTACCGGGCACACGGTGCATTCTTTGAAGTAGAGAACAACGGCTCTGTTGAAATCCTATTGTTGCGACACCTTTCTCGCTGAATCAGCCGTTAGATAGGACTGCGTATCCCGCAGTATTCGATCTGTTAGGATACCTCGTAGTGGTGTTCTACGATTCCGCTGCCGTGTGTAGTCGTGTCGACGAGGCTCAGTCTCTGACCGTCGTATTCACCCGAGAACAGCGGTATTCCCTCTCCTAAGAGAATCGGAATGAATGATAGTCGGATTACATCGATCTCTCGCCTCTGGAGAAATGACTGTGCGAGTTGTGCGCCACCGACCAACCATATGTGGTTGTATTGCTGTCTGATTTCAGGCACAAAATCTGCTATCTCGTCGTCAACGAATTGTACTGCCTCGGTTGCGGGTGAGAGACTTCTGTGGGTGAACACGTACGTTGGCTTGTTCCCATAAGGCCACTCACCGAAGTCGATAACTTGTTCATAAGTCGCTGACCCCATTACGAGACAGTCTACTGTCTCGAAGAATTCCGAAAATCCTTCGACATCCTCATCGCCGTCCGACTCCGTTTGAAACTCTTCCAGCCAGTCAACGCCACCCTCCTCATCGGCAATGTATCCATCCACGCTCGCCGCGATGTAGAGTGTGATTTTATCTTCACTCATATGACCTCTTATCGACGCTGATCGTCATTAGAGTTCGGAAGTACATCTTAGTGCTGACCATCCCCTATATCTAACGTTCAGAGTCCCTTGTCGATGTTGTGGGTGAGACAGCCAATAGCGAGTTCACGGAACTGCTTCCACCAGCGTCGTGAGCGGACGAATGCGCCGTATTTACGTTTGAGACGAGAATTCACCGTCTCGTTCTGACTCCGCTGCCCGTAGAGGTCAGCGTCAAGTCGGGAGTTCCACGCCTTGTGGAGTGGCGAAAATTCTCGGTGCTTGATGAGCGGTCGAACACCCGTTTCACGGGCTAACGCGCGAATCTTCTGGTCATCGTACCCCTTGTCACCGAGGAGTATCGCTACTTCATCGGTATTCCGCTTGATGAGTGACGGTGCGATCTGTGAGTCGTGCTTTCTGGTCGTCGTCACGTGCAGATCAATAACCGCGTTTGACTTCGTGTCTACGAGAAGTGTGACTTTCAGCTGCTGAATCGTCAACTTCGTCCGCTTCGTATAGTGCTTCGAGGCGTGACTGCGATCAAAACCGGATGCATCGATACCGACGATACTGTTGGTTGGGAGAATAGTGACTGAGAGATTGAGAAGAACCCGCCAAACAGCCATATCAAGACGGTTGAACGCTTTACACAACGTCGAAGGAGATGGGATCTCCTCAAGATCGAGGGTACTCCGAATCCGAGGCATTTCAATAAGTTCGTCAAGAAGCGCCCGGTACGTCGTATTCTTCCGCACCTTGAGACAGAGGAGGACGATGTGTTGATGAAGTGTGTACCGCCGTTTCGAGAATTTCGACGAGTAACGAGCGACTGCTCGCTGAGCCAACTGCATAGCTTGCTCAACGAACCGGAGTAACCGCGACTTCGGGAGGGTTTTCATCCAGTCAGACTACTAAGCGAACGAGTAACCCTCTGAGGATTTCAACAGAGCCAGAACAACGTATATACCGAACATGGGGTTAGGTGGGGGAATCGCCGCCGTCTGTAAACAGTACGGCCCGGGCCGGCTTCCGTACGCACATCGGCGGGATGTCGGCGCAGGCTATGCGATGGCAACCGTCGCAACACTCACGACGACGGCGTTTATTCTGGTGACACAGCTCGTCGGTATCTCGACGATCATGTCCTCGTGGTATGCGGCGTACGATGGACCGCTGCTCGAGCAGGTCATCGGAATGGTCGCGACGGTTCCCGGAGGATTCCTCGTCTGGCGGGTCCCGAGACTTCGCGTGTGGCGTGGCGTTCCAGCCGGGCTCGCGGCGATGGTCTTGATGTACCCCGCGAGCACCCTGGTCGATTTCTTGGTCATATAGCCGCTTCAGCAGTTGGTTGCCGGCCCCCCCATGTCGCTGTCGGAGTTTCTCTGGCTGCCGATAGTGGCACCGATCTGGGCGGTGGGCTTCGCGTATGCCGCGTTCACGACGACGTTCTGGCTCTCCTTGCCGGCCGGTGCGCTCGGGGCGTACATCCACGAGTACGGTCGAACGCAGTCCACCGCATCGCAATAACCCAACTGCTAGACGTTCGGTTAGTAGATGGCTCCCGATCCTGGGCGAGCACTGCGTCCGCGGTCGATCTGACCCCCATCCTGCATTCGTGCCTGGTATGCAGTACTACCCTCTCTAACTCCTCAGTATGTGTCAGTACCGGTGTGCCCGATACAGAGGGTGTGTACATCACTTCAACGAAACGATTAGTACCGTTGCAAGTAGTCGGTGGATATGGATGACGGCACCTCGTTGATTGTAAGCAGCTTGGGTATGCTGATAGTTGGGAGTTATCAATTATACGCGTACACGGCTGGAGACTCCAGTACAGGGCGACTCTGGCTCGCAGGAGTAGCATTTCTGGTGATGCTGGGAGCAATCTATTCTGGAATGAAGATGAGGGCAAAACGAGATTCTAGAGAATCTTTCTGACATGATGGCTAGAGCATTCGCGCTCTGAATTCAGCACGGGCCTGAAGAACTACCAGCGTGCAGTCAGAACCGGCGTGACCGATACAGAGGCTGAGTTCAGCAAATCACCGATTGTGAATCAGGAGTGTATGCATTCTGTTCTACCAACAAACCTACAATCAAAACTGGAGTAGAGAGAATATGCTACCGAATACCTCCGTTAAGTTGGCTCTCCTTGGAATTGCTATCTTGGTGGCAGGCGTCGGTGCTGTGGTTTGGGCACGATATATTCTATCTTGGATACGCAATTCGAGGAGCTGAAACCTCCAATAATTGGCGAGGAGATGCCAGTTATGTTGACCGACTTGCGCTCTGTATGCAGCATAGCTCGTTTGAGTTTCTCAGTATCTGTCAGGAACGGTGTGACCGATACAGAGGACGAGTTCAGCAAGGCGAGGGTGATGAATAGCAGCACAAATGAGGTAGTCGTCATTTTATTGTTGTCAGCCACGTCATGCGTCATTATGGAGCCCTCCGACAAACTCAATGAAGAAAACGTTCGTGCCATCGTACGTGACGAGCTTATTGGTACAAGTCGCACACTGATTGGAACGATATTCTGGACAATCCTCTCTGTATTTACTGTTCTCGTAGGTCTTCAACTGTTCCAGCTTGCATTTTCCACCTCGTCAGTTCTCGGTTTAGTCGGGGTTCTTCTCGCGGGAGTGCTCGTTCTCGGAGCAAGTCTCTACCTCCTCTATCTCCTCCACTGGAAGTAGCAAGAATTGTTTGAGGCGACCCTTCCAATCTTCGAATTATGGTTGTTTCGAAGTGACCGACCCGCGCTCTGTATGCAGCACAGTTCGTTTGAGCTTCTCAGTATCTGTCTGGAATGGTGTGACCGATACAGAGCGCATAGTCAGCAAGACGCTGCCACCCAAGACTCCCCCTGACGTGAATCAAGGTTACAGGCCGGAGTACTCCTATACTGAGAGCTGAGCAGGTAGTGTCGATCCAATATAGTCCACATGTTCGAAGTCACTGGGGACAGAGGCGGTATACATGAATCGTTCCAACTCGCCCGAAGCAGGGTTCATCGACCCGAGTGGCGATAACGCCGAAGCCGTCCAGAACCTCGCCAAGGACGTCGTTGATCAGCTCCTCGGACAGCTTACAGGGACACAAGACCGGTCGCCGTTGCCAGACGATTCCACCATCCCCGAGGTCAGCATAATTCGAGGTGGAGCCTCCGGCCTCAAGGAGCGACCGGAGCGTAGCGGAGAGAGCGAGTAGGCCGGAGAGGAAACCGACATAGTACGACACAACCGGCATACCCGACCGGCAGACTCCCAAGCGTATAACCACCGCCGCACCTTCTCTGAAGTATGGACGTGCGTCGAACCGCTGTCGTGAAACTCGCCGTTTCCGATGAGCAACGCGACGCACTCCACCGAACCGCCGAGCAATACCTGTACTGCGCGAATCGAACCGCCGACTACTGTTGGGCCGACGCCTCCTACACCGAGTGCAAGACCAACAAGCGGCAGGTTCGTGACGCGCTCTACGCCGAACTTCGAGAGGAGACGGACCTACAGGCACAACTCGTCCAAGCCGCCATCAAACGCGCCGTCGAAGCCGTCAAAGCGTGTGTCGAACGCTGGAAGAAGAGACAGCGCGTCTCTTGTCCGACGTTCACCGCCGAAACGATGGACTACGACGCCCGGAGCGCGACCATCTACCGCAACAAGGTGTCGCTGGCAACTGTTGAGGGTCGAATCGAACCCACGTTCAGTCTCCCGGCAGACAGCCCGACGCCCTACGAGCGGTACGTTCTCTCCGGGGATTATGAGTTCCGTGAGAGTACGCTCCGGTACGACGCGGCAACCGACGAGTTCTACCTCAACATCTCGACTCGGCGGATTGACAGCGACGACACAGAGGTTCCAGCAGATACCGGGCACCCCGACCAAACGGTCCTCGGTATCGACCTCGGTGTCAACAGTCTCGCCGTCTCCTCGACCGGCACGTTCTGGCAGGGAGACGACTACGACCACTGGTGCCACGAGTTCGAGAAGCGGCGTGGTGAAATGCAACAGCGCGGCACGCAGGCCGCGCACAACGCACTCCTTCGCCTCGGCAAGCGTGAAGAAGCGTGGCGGAAACAGTACATCCACACCGTCGCTAACGAACTTGTCACAGAAGCCGTCGAACACGACTGTGACGTTATCGTGTTCGAGGACTTGACAGACATTCGAGAGCGACTACCGCACGCGAAGTGGCACCACGTATGGGCGTTCCGACGCCTGTACGAGTACGTCTCCTACAAAGCACCCGAGCGCGGTGTCTCCGTGGAGCAAGTCGCACCGAACCACACGTCCCAACGCTGTTCGCGGACGGACTGTGGATTCACGCATGAGGATAACCGCCACGGAGAACACTTCAAGTGCCAGAAGTGTGGGTACGAGGTGAACGCGGACTACAACGGTGCGAAGAATATTGGGCTACGGTACGCTCGCAAGCGGACACACAGACTCCGTTCCTCGCCCAAGTCGGGGGGCGGAGACGTAGAAGTAGACCTACGTGTGAATGGTGGGACGTTGAGCGGCGAGAGTCACCAGCCTATTGCTGGCGACTGATTGCCGGGAGTCCACATCAAAGCCCCACCCTCAAGGACCGAGGCGCGGAGCGCCGAGGGAGTAGGGTGGGGTAGTTTACTTGACCGAGACTATCGCCAGGGAGTTCGGCCTCGGGCCCGACGCTGGCGGAGTCCTCACTAGTGGCGGTTCGCTTGCGAACCTTCACGCCCTGTCAGTCGCCCGGAACAACGCGTTCGACGTTCACGAGAGGGGCTCACCGGGCTGGATTGCGAGCCGAAAGTTCAATAGATTCACACTACAGCAGCAGCGACAGCGAGTAACCGATTGGAATCGTAATCACGAGTCCCGCGACGAGACGGGCGCGTCTAACGCCGAGGTCGCGTGCGTCCTGAATCGCGTACGTGAGGAGATAGCCGATCCAGAGATACCCAACAAGACCGGTGAGTGCATTGAACGCGACGAGCCAGAAGGGCATCGTCCCGGGAGCGGTAATCGCCGGCAACCCACCGAACAAGTAGAGAACCAACACGGTCGCAGTGGAAACGCTGTTCGCGATGAGGAGCGGCAGGGCGGCCCACCCGATGTTCGCAGCCGTTCGCGTGACCGACCCTGAGCCACCAGCGGCCTGCGACAAGAGGTAGACGAGAACGGTCGAACCCATCCAGATTCCGGCCGCGCCGATCCCCCCACCGATGAGCACCGCGACGAGAATCACCGCCAGTGGGAGTTCGAAGCCGCTCGCCTGGTTGACGAACGGAGCGCCACTTGTGACGGCGACGACTCCCGTCAGGTAGAAGATGGCAGCAGCACCGATCAGCGAGGGCGTTCGTTGGGCGAAGAACTGACGTGGGGCGAACAGCGGCGTGGAGGGCATCGCTCAGACGAAAACACCACGAGATAACTGATAAACCCGTTGGCCAGCCCGAGACACTCCCGTTCGTCGGTGGTCTCGAACTACACGGCGTGCTAGGCTTTTTGAAATCCCC
This is a stretch of genomic DNA from Salinigranum halophilum. It encodes these proteins:
- a CDS encoding RNA-guided endonuclease InsQ/TnpB family protein; translated protein: MVTVTVTAKFHNPSLSRRKEWQQGTRLYRDTKQFCIDGWENGDFGKSVTTASIDNDLYSAIQNQAIREAKSDHNKDGEVRYRESQPFAVNNQNWEIDTTENGTVVVGFPCVSQWWYTPIEVYDDIADPVDRLVEGNADKTRLQVYRRGDDWYCTFNIEYDADTSGETPIGVDIGERHILAVTAYGEAESMLVSGGEAKYVRRKYRSLRDSLSEAGALRARNRVGDKEQRRIKELNHKLSRRLITFAEQFENPVIRMEDLEGIRENSSWSGVHSWHFHQLQQFITYKAERAGIRVEKVDAYHTSQRCSECGSMGTRDGDHFSCTECGRGRHADLNASENIAQREGEPCTV
- a CDS encoding DUF7534 family protein is translated as MNLSRLPRFVIYESFLIILGFAIAAQISPPDVYSQLLGTFVILTITLPLSYWLVYKRH
- a CDS encoding helix-turn-helix domain-containing protein; this translates as MSELPSWIDNRLDQNLDDALSQKHVVETMVDSERPFFSARQLQALVKPDVSKATVRNRLNELQEIDIVAAETYPDSVTLYYINYQESNWPLSPEGKDALAAEAPHDRLSIGFLTVSDTAGLRLFVLAGLSVIVVLSSITTLVVLGLLDNTGGPIEPLAAVLATGGLFVGVTALQLLIAGLFLFAGERIVR
- a CDS encoding dihydrofolate reductase family protein, with the translated sequence MSEDKITLYIAASVDGYIADEEGGVDWLEEFQTESDGDEDVEGFSEFFETVDCLVMGSATYEQVIDFGEWPYGNKPTYVFTHRSLSPATEAVQFVDDEIADFVPEIRQQYNHIWLVGGAQLAQSFLQRREIDVIRLSFIPILLGEGIPLFSGEYDGQRLSLVDTTTHGSGIVEHHYEVS
- a CDS encoding IS5 family transposase yields the protein MKTLPKSRLLRFVEQAMQLAQRAVARYSSKFSKRRYTLHQHIVLLCLKVRKNTTYRALLDELIEMPRIRSTLDLEEIPSPSTLCKAFNRLDMAVWRVLLNLSVTILPTNSIVGIDASGFDRSHASKHYTKRTKLTIQQLKVTLLVDTKSNAVIDLHVTTTRKHDSQIAPSLIKRNTDEVAILLGDKGYDDQKIRALARETGVRPLIKHREFSPLHKAWNSRLDADLYGQRSQNETVNSRLKRKYGAFVRSRRWWKQFRELAIGCLTHNIDKGL
- a CDS encoding RNA-guided endonuclease InsQ/TnpB family protein; protein product: MDVRRTAVVKLAVSDEQRDALHRTAEQYLYCANRTADYCWADASYTECKTNKRQVRDALYAELREETDLQAQLVQAAIKRAVEAVKACVERWKKRQRVSCPTFTAETMDYDARSATIYRNKVSLATVEGRIEPTFSLPADSPTPYERYVLSGDYEFRESTLRYDAATDEFYLNISTRRIDSDDTEVPADTGHPDQTVLGIDLGVNSLAVSSTGTFWQGDDYDHWCHEFEKRRGEMQQRGTQAAHNALLRLGKREEAWRKQYIHTVANELVTEAVEHDCDVIVFEDLTDIRERLPHAKWHHVWAFRRLYEYVSYKAPERGVSVEQVAPNHTSQRCSRTDCGFTHEDNRHGEHFKCQKCGYEVNADYNGAKNIGLRYARKRTHRLRSSPKSGGGDVEVDLRVNGGTLSGESHQPIAGD
- a CDS encoding YIP1 family protein — translated: MPSTPLFAPRQFFAQRTPSLIGAAAIFYLTGVVAVTSGAPFVNQASGFELPLAVILVAVLIGGGIGAAGIWMGSTVLVYLLSQAAGGSGSVTRTAANIGWAALPLLIANSVSTATVLVLYLFGGLPAITAPGTMPFWLVAFNALTGLVGYLWIGYLLTYAIQDARDLGVRRARLVAGLVITIPIGYSLSLLL